In one Corallococcus sp. EGB genomic region, the following are encoded:
- a CDS encoding NrsF family protein encodes MSPPSNPWGPPRLDPKAMERALAASRAELALKQPVRRWRSQALGLFAASAGLALAVMGVLLALGRTTGAMLMGRAPLLAMLLSTSAVCAWGAIAPRRRGLRQVGVGMAMVAAMLLVLMRAAPREPSSLPEWVCTVSHLALALVPLVVALVGLRSAAFDPLRAAVAGLSVGTVGAFVGELACEQGPGHVATYHLGAWALVVLTTWALSKRIQPRTYAP; translated from the coding sequence ATGAGCCCTCCGTCCAACCCGTGGGGGCCGCCCCGACTGGATCCGAAGGCGATGGAGCGCGCGCTGGCAGCATCGCGCGCGGAGCTGGCGCTGAAGCAGCCGGTGCGGCGCTGGCGTTCGCAGGCGCTGGGGCTGTTCGCGGCGTCGGCGGGCCTGGCGCTCGCGGTGATGGGCGTCCTGCTGGCGCTGGGGCGCACCACGGGCGCGATGCTGATGGGCCGCGCGCCCCTGCTGGCGATGCTCCTGTCCACGAGCGCGGTGTGCGCCTGGGGGGCGATTGCGCCTCGACGGCGCGGGCTGCGTCAGGTGGGCGTGGGCATGGCGATGGTGGCCGCCATGCTGCTGGTGCTGATGCGGGCAGCCCCGAGGGAGCCCTCCTCGCTTCCAGAGTGGGTGTGCACGGTGAGCCATCTGGCATTGGCGCTGGTGCCCCTGGTGGTGGCGCTGGTGGGGCTGCGGTCGGCGGCGTTCGACCCGCTGCGCGCGGCGGTGGCGGGGTTGTCGGTGGGGACGGTGGGGGCGTTCGTGGGCGAGCTGGCGTGTGAGCAGGGCCCCGGACACGTGGCCACGTATCACCTGGGGGCGTGGGCACTCGTGGTGCTCACGACCTGGGCGCTGTCCAAACGCATCCAACCCCGGACCTACGCACCATGA
- a CDS encoding RNA polymerase sigma factor, whose amino-acid sequence MDQFCQGEPLAFEALFARHAGRVHGFLARMVRDGPLAEDLLQTTFLSVIRARGRYERGTRFTPWLLTIAANAARDALRHQQHVDAHAHAPPDGPTSAPAPDGDPAMRRRIEDALQQLPVEQREAVVLSKLEGWSFEEIAEMRGIRAGAARLRAHRGYEKLRELLGGLEEMA is encoded by the coding sequence ATGGACCAGTTCTGTCAGGGAGAGCCGCTGGCGTTCGAGGCGCTGTTCGCCCGGCATGCCGGACGTGTGCACGGCTTCCTTGCCCGCATGGTGAGGGACGGGCCGCTGGCGGAGGACCTGCTGCAGACGACCTTCCTGTCCGTCATCCGAGCCCGGGGCCGCTACGAGCGGGGCACGCGCTTCACCCCCTGGCTGCTCACCATCGCGGCGAACGCGGCCCGGGACGCGCTGCGGCATCAGCAGCACGTGGACGCGCACGCGCACGCGCCGCCGGACGGCCCCACGTCCGCGCCCGCGCCGGATGGTGACCCGGCCATGCGCCGGCGCATCGAGGACGCGCTCCAGCAATTGCCCGTGGAGCAGCGCGAGGCGGTGGTGCTGAGCAAGCTGGAGGGGTGGTCCTTCGAGGAGATCGCCGAGATGCGCGGCATCCGCGCGGGCGCGGCCCGGCTGCGGGCGCACCGGGGTTACGAGAAGCTGCGCGAGCTCCTGGGCGGCCTGGAGGAGATGGCATGA
- a CDS encoding DUF2378 family protein gives MSPAEVVIQSTLFESLLRCVRLDNALRERMAAAGYDPDRPRASYPASVFLRCQNLVLQAAYAGRPREEALRQMGRDLVRGYFETLVGKVVNVALKVAGPDRAMKRVALSFRSVMEPVEITSTELSPRDWRVTFQGYPFPAEAAAGCCEEALRQSGAASPSAVLESDDGHGRFELRMRW, from the coding sequence ATGTCCCCGGCCGAGGTCGTCATCCAGTCGACGCTGTTCGAATCGCTCCTGCGCTGCGTGCGGTTGGACAACGCCTTGCGCGAGCGCATGGCCGCGGCGGGGTACGACCCGGACCGGCCCCGGGCCTCCTATCCGGCGTCGGTCTTCCTGCGCTGCCAGAACCTGGTGCTCCAGGCCGCCTACGCCGGCCGGCCCCGGGAGGAGGCCCTGCGGCAGATGGGGCGGGACCTGGTGCGCGGCTATTTCGAGACGCTGGTGGGCAAGGTGGTGAACGTGGCCCTGAAGGTCGCGGGCCCGGACCGCGCGATGAAGCGGGTGGCGCTGAGCTTCCGCTCGGTGATGGAGCCGGTGGAGATCACCTCCACGGAGCTTTCGCCCCGGGACTGGCGGGTGACGTTCCAGGGCTATCCCTTCCCGGCGGAGGCCGCGGCGGGGTGTTGCGAAGAGGCGCTGCGCCAGTCCGGAGCCGCCAGCCCCAGCGCGGTGCTGGAGTCCGACGACGGTCACGGGCGCTTCGAGCTGAGGATGCGTTGGTAG
- a CDS encoding peptidylprolyl isomerase, whose protein sequence is MKIGKDSVVAIDYKLHLGDGKIVDESEAGDPLVYLHGYEEIVPGLEKALEGKSAGESLKTVVSAADGYGDYDPEGVEEVPRSEFPDDLEIKAGGILSATDPEGDEVDFLVKEVRKDTVLVDFNHPFAGKELHFDVTIKEVRAATPEELEHGHVHGPGDDHDH, encoded by the coding sequence ATGAAAATCGGCAAGGACAGCGTTGTCGCCATTGACTACAAACTGCACCTCGGTGACGGGAAGATCGTGGACGAGAGCGAGGCAGGCGATCCGCTCGTCTACCTGCACGGCTACGAGGAGATCGTCCCCGGCCTGGAGAAGGCCCTGGAGGGCAAGTCCGCGGGCGAGTCCCTGAAGACCGTCGTCTCCGCGGCGGACGGCTACGGCGACTACGACCCCGAGGGCGTCGAGGAGGTCCCCCGTTCCGAGTTCCCCGACGACCTGGAGATCAAGGCCGGCGGCATCCTGAGCGCCACGGATCCGGAGGGCGACGAGGTCGACTTCCTGGTGAAGGAGGTCCGCAAGGACACGGTGCTGGTGGACTTCAACCACCCGTTCGCCGGCAAGGAGCTGCACTTCGACGTCACCATCAAGGAAGTGCGCGCCGCCACGCCCGAGGAACTCGAGCACGGCCACGTGCACGGCCCCGGCGACGACCACGATCACTGA
- a CDS encoding DEAD/DEAH box helicase, protein MSASFKSLGLSPETLGAVKRARFGAPTPIQAQAIPPALAGRDVIGCAATGTGKTAAYLLPMVERFAGERGTRGLVLAPTRELAQQVAEQARFFGEPLGVMPTLIVGGEDMNAQVEALKQRPTLIIATPGRLVDLLGVKAVNLSRIQTLVLDEADRMLDMGFLPQINQVLHALPRERQTLLFSATLGADVTRFGQRALHKPVRVEVTPSGTPAPRAEQHLYIVKPEEKWPLLLTLLSQDQASALVFVRTQQRADKMKELLSAAGHKAAALHAGRTQAQRRQALEGFRRGQYRCLVATDLAARGLDVDDIGHVISLDVPHGPEDYVHRIGRTARAAASGRASLFALEMERRTLQDIERIIRQELPRTEVPRTDPIFKRELETFLAKQRDPGPPQADHGRSSRPQGAAPGRHARTHGKGRPKGPASGQ, encoded by the coding sequence ATGAGCGCCTCCTTCAAGTCCCTGGGCCTGTCCCCCGAAACGCTGGGCGCCGTGAAGCGCGCCCGCTTCGGTGCCCCCACGCCCATCCAGGCGCAGGCCATTCCGCCCGCGCTCGCGGGCCGCGACGTCATCGGCTGCGCGGCCACCGGCACCGGCAAGACGGCTGCCTACCTGCTCCCCATGGTCGAACGCTTCGCGGGCGAGCGCGGCACACGGGGCCTCGTCCTCGCCCCCACGCGGGAGCTGGCGCAGCAGGTGGCGGAGCAGGCCCGCTTCTTCGGCGAGCCCCTGGGCGTCATGCCCACGCTCATCGTCGGCGGCGAGGACATGAACGCGCAGGTGGAGGCACTGAAGCAGCGCCCCACCCTCATCATCGCCACGCCGGGCCGGCTCGTGGACCTGCTGGGCGTGAAGGCCGTCAACCTGTCGCGCATCCAGACCCTGGTGCTGGATGAGGCGGACCGGATGCTCGACATGGGCTTCCTGCCTCAAATCAACCAGGTGCTCCACGCGCTGCCCCGCGAGCGCCAGACGCTGCTGTTCTCCGCCACCCTGGGCGCGGACGTGACGCGCTTCGGACAGCGCGCCCTGCACAAGCCCGTGCGCGTGGAGGTCACCCCCAGCGGCACGCCCGCGCCCCGCGCGGAGCAGCACCTCTACATCGTGAAGCCCGAGGAGAAGTGGCCCCTGCTCCTCACGCTGCTCTCCCAGGACCAGGCCAGCGCGCTCGTGTTCGTGCGCACCCAGCAGCGCGCGGACAAGATGAAGGAATTGCTCTCCGCCGCGGGCCACAAGGCCGCCGCCCTGCACGCGGGCCGCACGCAGGCGCAGCGGCGTCAGGCATTGGAGGGCTTCCGCCGGGGGCAGTACCGCTGCCTCGTGGCCACCGACCTCGCGGCGCGCGGGCTGGACGTGGATGACATTGGCCACGTCATCAGCCTGGACGTGCCGCACGGGCCGGAGGACTACGTGCACCGCATCGGCCGCACGGCTCGCGCGGCGGCCAGCGGACGGGCGTCGCTGTTCGCGTTGGAGATGGAGCGGCGCACGCTCCAGGACATCGAGCGCATCATCCGCCAGGAGCTCCCGCGCACGGAGGTGCCGCGCACGGACCCCATCTTCAAGCGGGAGCTGGAGACATTCCTGGCGAAGCAGCGCGACCCGGGGCCGCCCCAGGCCGACCATGGCCGGTCCTCCCGGCCTCAGGGGGCCGCGCCCGGGCGGCATGCCCGGACGCATGGCAAGGGCCGCCCGAAGGGGCCCGCCAGCGGTCAGTGA
- the fghA gene encoding S-formylglutathione hydrolase — protein MSAGAPTLVSEHACFGGTQSFWKHPSEACGGEMRFSVFTPPQAKHGKVPVLYYLAGLTCTEETFPTKGGAQRVAAELGLMLVAPDTSPRGAGIPGEDADWDFGTGAGFYLDATQEPWRARYRMGTYITKELPGIIGAHFPSRMDREGIFGHSMGGHGALVIALRNPGRYRSVSAFAPIGAPIRSPWGKKAFGGYLGPEEQTWREYDATELLKAGRRVPALLVDQGTKDKFLPDQLHPHFLKEACEAAGQPLTLRMQEGYDHGYYFISTFMEDHLRHHGAALNAG, from the coding sequence ATGAGCGCCGGGGCTCCCACGCTCGTCAGCGAGCACGCGTGCTTCGGGGGGACCCAGTCCTTCTGGAAGCACCCGTCCGAGGCCTGCGGCGGTGAGATGCGCTTCAGCGTCTTCACCCCGCCCCAGGCGAAGCACGGCAAGGTGCCCGTCCTGTACTACCTGGCGGGCCTCACCTGCACGGAGGAGACCTTCCCTACCAAGGGCGGCGCGCAGCGCGTGGCGGCCGAACTGGGGCTGATGCTCGTGGCCCCGGACACCAGCCCCCGTGGCGCGGGCATCCCGGGCGAGGACGCGGACTGGGACTTCGGCACCGGCGCGGGCTTCTACCTGGACGCCACCCAGGAGCCGTGGAGGGCGCGCTACCGCATGGGCACGTACATCACGAAGGAGCTGCCCGGCATCATCGGGGCGCACTTTCCCTCGCGCATGGACCGCGAGGGCATCTTCGGGCACTCCATGGGCGGGCACGGCGCGCTGGTCATCGCGCTGCGCAACCCGGGCCGGTACAGGTCCGTGTCCGCGTTCGCGCCCATCGGGGCTCCCATCCGCAGCCCCTGGGGCAAGAAGGCCTTTGGCGGCTACCTGGGGCCGGAGGAGCAGACGTGGCGTGAGTACGACGCCACGGAGCTCTTGAAGGCCGGCCGGCGCGTGCCGGCGCTGCTCGTGGACCAGGGGACGAAGGACAAGTTCCTGCCGGATCAGCTGCACCCGCACTTCCTCAAGGAAGCCTGCGAGGCGGCGGGCCAGCCCCTCACCCTGCGGATGCAGGAGGGCTACGACCACGGCTACTACTTCATCTCCACGTTCATGGAAGACCACCTGCGCCACCATGGCGCGGCGCTGAACGCGGGCTGA
- a CDS encoding S-(hydroxymethyl)glutathione dehydrogenase/class III alcohol dehydrogenase: MDVRAAVAFEAGKPLSIETVHLEGPKAGEVLIELKATGLCHTDEFTRSGADPEGLFPAIFGHEGAGIVVDVGPGVTSVKKGDHVIPLYTPECRGCKSCLSQKTNLCTAIRATQGKGLMPDGTSRFRLGKQMIHHYMGCSTFANYTVLPEIAVAKIREDAPFDKVCYIGCGVTTGVGAVVYTAKVEAGAKVVVFGLGGIGLNVVQAARMVGADMIVGVDLNPARKEIAEKFGMTHFVNPKEVEGDLVPYLVNLTGGGADYSFECIGNVKTMRQALECCHRGWGESIIIGVAGAGQEISTRPFQLVTGRVWKGSAFGGARGRTDVPKIVDWYMDGKIQVDPLITHTLKLEEINHGFDLMHEGKSIRSVVKYA, encoded by the coding sequence ATGGACGTCCGCGCCGCCGTCGCCTTCGAGGCCGGCAAGCCCCTGAGCATCGAAACCGTGCACCTGGAAGGCCCCAAGGCGGGCGAGGTGCTCATCGAGCTGAAGGCCACCGGCCTGTGCCACACCGACGAGTTCACCCGCTCCGGCGCGGACCCGGAGGGGCTGTTCCCCGCCATCTTCGGCCACGAGGGCGCGGGCATCGTCGTGGACGTGGGCCCTGGGGTCACCAGCGTGAAGAAGGGCGACCACGTCATCCCGCTCTACACGCCGGAGTGCCGCGGCTGTAAGTCGTGCCTGTCCCAGAAGACGAACCTGTGCACGGCCATCCGCGCCACGCAGGGCAAGGGCCTGATGCCGGATGGCACCAGCCGCTTCCGCCTGGGCAAGCAGATGATCCACCACTACATGGGCTGCTCCACGTTCGCGAACTACACGGTGCTGCCGGAGATCGCCGTGGCGAAGATCCGCGAGGACGCCCCCTTCGACAAGGTCTGCTACATCGGCTGCGGCGTCACCACGGGCGTGGGCGCCGTCGTCTACACCGCGAAGGTGGAGGCCGGCGCGAAGGTCGTCGTCTTCGGCCTGGGCGGCATCGGCCTCAACGTCGTGCAGGCCGCGCGCATGGTCGGCGCGGACATGATCGTCGGCGTGGACCTGAACCCCGCGCGCAAGGAGATCGCGGAGAAGTTCGGGATGACGCACTTCGTGAACCCGAAGGAGGTGGAAGGCGACCTCGTGCCCTACCTGGTGAACCTCACCGGCGGCGGCGCGGACTACTCCTTTGAGTGCATCGGCAACGTGAAGACGATGCGCCAGGCCCTGGAGTGCTGCCACCGCGGCTGGGGCGAGAGCATCATCATCGGCGTGGCCGGCGCGGGTCAGGAGATCAGCACCCGGCCGTTCCAGCTCGTCACGGGCCGCGTGTGGAAGGGCAGCGCGTTCGGCGGCGCCCGCGGCCGCACGGACGTGCCGAAGATCGTGGACTGGTACATGGACGGGAAGATCCAGGTCGACCCGCTCATCACCCACACGCTGAAGCTGGAGGAGATCAACCACGGCTTCGACCTGATGCACGAGGGGAAGTCCATCCGCAGCGTGGTGAAGTACGCATGA
- a CDS encoding response regulator transcription factor, translated as MDPTSSAAPLPIRVFVVEDQTKILKNQLRLFEGHPDIDIVGTALSGEAALAEVEREQPDVLLLDLGLPRMSGIDVTREVKARFPKVEILIFTIFDEEDKVLEAVKAGASGYLLKGATVDKIVEAIKEVRAGGTVIQPNLARRLLRHFRVEPDTAPVPTEPLAVAPSAAEPVAPPPPAPSGEEASSQEPLLKPLSDREREILQLIAKGVSNSEAARLLSLSKATIRTHLEHIYRKLEVTNRVEAVTEGIRKGLISV; from the coding sequence GTGGACCCGACTTCCAGCGCCGCCCCCCTCCCCATCCGCGTGTTCGTCGTGGAGGATCAGACCAAGATCCTGAAGAACCAGCTGCGCCTCTTCGAAGGCCACCCGGACATCGACATCGTGGGCACCGCGCTGTCGGGCGAGGCCGCGCTGGCGGAGGTCGAGCGCGAGCAGCCGGACGTGCTGCTCCTGGACCTGGGGCTGCCGCGCATGAGCGGCATCGACGTCACGCGCGAGGTGAAGGCGCGCTTCCCGAAGGTGGAGATCCTGATCTTCACCATCTTCGACGAGGAGGACAAAGTCCTGGAGGCGGTGAAGGCGGGCGCGTCCGGCTACCTGCTCAAGGGCGCCACGGTGGACAAGATCGTGGAGGCCATCAAGGAGGTGCGCGCGGGCGGCACGGTCATCCAGCCGAACCTCGCGCGGCGCCTCTTGCGCCACTTCCGCGTGGAGCCGGACACCGCGCCCGTGCCTACGGAGCCGCTGGCCGTGGCCCCGTCCGCCGCGGAGCCCGTGGCCCCGCCGCCCCCCGCGCCCTCGGGGGAGGAGGCGTCCTCGCAGGAGCCGCTGCTCAAGCCGCTGTCGGACCGCGAGCGGGAGATCCTCCAGCTCATCGCCAAGGGCGTGTCCAACAGCGAGGCGGCCCGGCTGCTGTCGCTGTCGAAGGCGACCATCCGCACGCACCTGGAGCACATCTACCGGAAGCTCGAGGTGACGAACCGCGTGGAGGCCGTCACCGAGGGCATCCGAAAGGGCCTCATCTCCGTCTAG
- a CDS encoding sensor histidine kinase — protein sequence MDSDLRPGDDHPAHDLKARVRAVLERRNLTDNVSAEQAAASWEQDRFVARARALFYARMMFLTLGLLILAVPAWSGYFGFNGPISFLGYFAMLIYSVANLLVIDHPKAGRWVTYLSLCFDLLITVVLIARPQVGGGLQSPLLATQLLFTTLFAILFPKPLAILPPLLALPITTRLDLLLNRAVTAVELLTLLWYLGLNFIIVYVLVYLNEREATAHREVVALQGDLKELAVVEERNRLAREIHDGLGASLSSMIIQAEYILNLASEDGLRTEIREMKATAEESIEELRRNLRMMRDDFELAQGLEDYIKTFRDRTGQTIRFERTGLARKLPPDAQLALFRILQECLSNAAKHAEAQEVQVRLDFSAEGVHLVVRDNGKGFDPARTPRGHYGLLNMRERAMKLGGSIVVDSAPGAGAQVAFSLPCLSA from the coding sequence ATGGACAGCGACCTCCGCCCCGGCGACGACCACCCGGCCCATGACCTGAAGGCCCGCGTCCGCGCCGTGCTGGAGCGCCGCAACCTCACGGACAACGTGTCCGCGGAGCAGGCCGCGGCCTCCTGGGAGCAGGACCGCTTCGTGGCCCGGGCCCGCGCGCTGTTCTACGCGCGGATGATGTTCCTCACGCTGGGCCTGCTCATCCTCGCCGTGCCAGCGTGGAGCGGCTACTTCGGCTTCAACGGGCCCATCTCCTTCCTGGGCTACTTCGCGATGCTCATCTACAGCGTCGCGAACCTGCTCGTCATCGACCACCCCAAGGCGGGCCGGTGGGTGACGTATCTGTCGCTGTGCTTCGACCTGCTGATCACCGTGGTGCTCATCGCCCGGCCGCAGGTGGGCGGCGGCCTTCAGAGCCCGCTGCTGGCGACGCAGCTGCTGTTCACCACCCTCTTCGCCATCCTCTTCCCCAAGCCGCTGGCCATCCTGCCGCCGCTCCTGGCGCTGCCCATCACCACGCGCCTGGACCTGCTCCTCAACCGCGCCGTGACGGCCGTGGAGCTGCTCACGCTGCTCTGGTACCTGGGGCTCAACTTCATCATCGTCTACGTGCTCGTGTACCTGAACGAGCGCGAGGCCACGGCCCACCGCGAGGTGGTGGCCCTGCAGGGCGACCTGAAGGAGCTGGCGGTGGTGGAGGAGCGCAACCGGCTGGCCCGCGAGATCCACGACGGCCTGGGCGCGTCCCTGTCCTCGATGATCATCCAGGCGGAGTACATCTTGAACCTCGCGAGCGAGGACGGGCTGCGCACGGAGATCCGCGAGATGAAGGCCACCGCGGAGGAGTCCATCGAGGAGCTGCGCCGCAACCTGCGGATGATGCGCGACGACTTCGAGCTGGCGCAGGGCCTGGAGGACTACATCAAGACGTTCCGCGACCGCACCGGACAGACCATCCGCTTCGAGCGCACCGGCCTGGCGCGCAAGCTGCCCCCGGACGCGCAGCTGGCGCTCTTCCGCATCCTCCAGGAGTGCCTGTCCAACGCCGCGAAGCACGCCGAGGCGCAGGAGGTCCAGGTGCGCCTGGACTTCAGCGCGGAGGGCGTGCACCTGGTGGTCCGCGACAACGGCAAGGGCTTTGATCCGGCCCGCACGCCGCGCGGGCATTACGGCCTGCTCAACATGCGTGAGCGGGCGATGAAGCTCGGGGGTTCCATCGTGGTGGACTCGGCGCCCGGCGCCGGGGCCCAGGTGGCCTTCTCCCTTCCCTGCCTTTCCGCCTGA
- a CDS encoding HesA/MoeB/ThiF family protein, producing the protein MHGSPDTDHHARIPQASRIERARVLVVGAGGLGCPASLALAQGGVGHLTLVDPDRVDVTNLPRQLWHRTRDVGRFKAESAAGGLLRAFPGLSVEALPARLDADNAEALFREHDLVVDATDGVATKFFLSDVAVLTGVPLVYGGVLRMQGQALRIDPGGPCLRCLYEDVPPPDAVPTCAQAGVLGAMAGLIGAVQALLALELLAGAARGPRGVATLHVLDGETLEGRTVKVTRAPGCPGCAIQTLPPFPSSQEDTACPT; encoded by the coding sequence ATGCACGGTTCGCCGGATACCGACCACCACGCGCGCATTCCCCAGGCCAGCCGCATCGAGCGCGCGCGGGTGCTGGTGGTGGGGGCGGGCGGCCTGGGCTGTCCGGCGTCGCTCGCGCTGGCGCAGGGCGGTGTGGGCCACCTGACGCTGGTGGATCCGGATCGGGTGGACGTGACGAACCTGCCCCGGCAGCTCTGGCACCGCACGCGGGACGTGGGCCGCTTCAAGGCGGAGTCCGCCGCCGGGGGACTCCTGCGCGCCTTCCCCGGCTTGAGCGTGGAGGCCCTGCCGGCGCGGCTGGACGCGGACAACGCCGAGGCGCTCTTCCGCGAGCACGACCTGGTGGTGGACGCCACGGACGGCGTGGCAACCAAGTTCTTCCTGTCCGACGTGGCGGTGCTCACGGGCGTGCCGCTGGTGTACGGCGGCGTGCTGCGCATGCAGGGGCAGGCCCTGCGCATCGACCCCGGCGGTCCGTGCCTGCGCTGCCTCTACGAGGACGTGCCGCCCCCGGACGCGGTGCCCACCTGCGCGCAGGCCGGCGTCCTGGGCGCGATGGCGGGGCTCATCGGCGCGGTGCAGGCGCTGCTCGCGCTGGAGCTGCTGGCGGGCGCGGCGAGGGGCCCCCGCGGAGTGGCCACGCTGCACGTGCTCGACGGCGAGACGCTGGAGGGGCGCACCGTGAAGGTGACGCGCGCGCCCGGCTGTCCGGGGTGCGCCATCCAGACGCTGCCCCCGTTCCCTTCGTCCCAGGAGGACACCGCATGCCCGACGTGA
- a CDS encoding sulfurtransferase TusA family protein, protein MPDVTATLDITREVCPMTYVRTKLKLESLPPDALLEVLLKGDEPLKNVPRSAKDEGHDVVSLDPRGDGTHRLIIRKRGR, encoded by the coding sequence ATGCCCGACGTGACGGCGACGTTGGACATCACCCGCGAGGTGTGTCCGATGACCTACGTGCGCACCAAGCTGAAGCTGGAGTCGCTGCCCCCGGACGCGCTGCTGGAGGTGCTGCTCAAGGGTGACGAGCCCCTGAAGAACGTGCCCCGCAGCGCGAAGGACGAGGGCCACGACGTGGTGTCCCTGGATCCGCGAGGGGACGGCACGCACCGGTTGATCATCCGCAAGCGGGGGAGATGA
- a CDS encoding ubiquitin-like small modifier protein 1 — protein MATIRIPTPMRTLTRNQPEVQATGATVGEVLRDLEARYPGMGARLFDDKGAVRRYVNVFLNDEDIRALRSLDTPVKDADRLTLIPAMAGG, from the coding sequence ATGGCCACGATCCGCATTCCGACGCCGATGAGGACGCTCACGCGCAACCAGCCCGAGGTCCAGGCCACCGGCGCCACCGTGGGCGAGGTGCTGCGCGACCTGGAGGCGCGCTACCCCGGCATGGGCGCGCGCCTCTTCGACGACAAGGGCGCCGTGCGCCGCTACGTGAACGTCTTCCTCAATGACGAGGACATCCGCGCGCTCAGGTCCCTGGACACGCCGGTGAAGGACGCGGACCGGCTCACCCTCATCCCCGCCATGGCGGGGGGCTGA
- a CDS encoding ThiF family adenylyltransferase: MALREDQILRYSRQILLRDVGGRGQEALLAGGARVDGLGASGLTATAYLAGGGTPVSGVGSLTMGPWSPGFLASASDVGQPVAEVLARVLPEVNRDAVGTPGGGLLAELPAAWSGEAPWVALGGDGMRGAVVFRGPDGCVWCFGETVRHLGTPPDGALGVALGALGALVFQRLRLGLGTSLGGRWLSAPGAMTDLELRRCSRCAAAEAKP; this comes from the coding sequence ATGGCGCTGCGCGAGGATCAGATTCTCCGCTACTCCCGGCAGATCCTCCTGCGGGACGTGGGCGGGCGCGGGCAGGAGGCGCTGCTGGCTGGCGGCGCGCGCGTGGACGGGCTGGGCGCGTCCGGCCTCACGGCCACCGCGTACCTGGCCGGCGGCGGCACCCCGGTGTCGGGTGTGGGCTCGCTGACGATGGGGCCCTGGTCGCCGGGGTTCCTCGCGTCCGCGAGCGACGTGGGACAGCCGGTGGCGGAGGTGCTGGCGCGCGTGCTGCCGGAGGTGAACCGGGACGCGGTGGGCACGCCCGGCGGCGGACTGCTCGCGGAGCTGCCCGCGGCCTGGAGCGGCGAGGCCCCCTGGGTGGCGCTCGGCGGCGACGGCATGCGCGGCGCGGTCGTCTTCCGCGGCCCGGACGGGTGCGTGTGGTGCTTCGGTGAGACGGTGCGCCACCTGGGCACGCCGCCGGATGGAGCCCTGGGCGTGGCCCTCGGCGCCCTGGGCGCGCTGGTGTTCCAGCGGCTGCGGCTGGGCCTGGGCACGTCGCTGGGCGGACGGTGGCTGAGCGCCCCGGGCGCGATGACGGACCTGGAGCTCCGCCGGTGCTCGCGCTGCGCGGCCGCGGAAGCGAAGCCCTGA
- a CDS encoding Mov34/MPN/PAD-1 family protein encodes MLALRGRGSEALSQDAPPEVLAEMLRHLEAAWPLEGCGVILRSGDGEGDCWRVVPLPNTSPTPRVAYAFAPEAWLQVCLDADARKEAVVCVFHSHVDAPAVFSAEDRHQAAPSGIPLLPRVSYVVVAIRGGRAASASRSLWSAGGFQSVPLALADFRFEKPV; translated from the coding sequence GTGCTCGCGCTGCGCGGCCGCGGAAGCGAAGCCCTGAGCCAGGACGCCCCACCGGAAGTCCTCGCGGAAATGCTCCGCCACCTGGAGGCCGCGTGGCCCCTGGAAGGCTGCGGCGTGATCCTCCGGAGCGGGGACGGGGAGGGCGATTGCTGGCGCGTCGTCCCGCTGCCCAACACCTCCCCTACGCCGCGCGTCGCCTACGCCTTCGCGCCAGAGGCGTGGCTCCAGGTCTGCCTGGACGCGGACGCGCGAAAGGAGGCGGTCGTGTGCGTCTTCCATTCACACGTGGACGCCCCCGCCGTCTTCTCCGCGGAGGATCGCCACCAGGCCGCGCCCTCGGGAATCCCACTGCTGCCGCGCGTGTCCTACGTCGTGGTCGCCATACGCGGAGGCCGTGCCGCCTCTGCCTCGCGGTCGCTCTGGAGCGCGGGGGGTTTTCAATCCGTTCCGCTTGCATTGGCGGATTTCAGGTTTGAAAAACCCGTGTAA